From one Amphiura filiformis chromosome 13, Afil_fr2py, whole genome shotgun sequence genomic stretch:
- the LOC140168391 gene encoding uncharacterized protein, translating to MATASHNPDVSIKVMEEDLSCNICYNLLREPKDLDCPHVFCLQCLQEWVKKGRTVECPECRHITIVPLGGLVNLKTNLRLKTMAEKYAAPVEKQKGVPICPNHEGEKQHLFCITCGVTVCHNCLVLEHQMPEHGIKELKVITKTQKTEVKAKMDCVKQKIKKTEDDEKKLNEMERKLQAARDQAEKDVEKRVQEATAEVEAKGKEMKAAIKATHQLRMETLKEKRIQTNDMVTRLHNVHTATQNVVDTAADHIFMKQHNSLVDKMNKLCISQHKVPLPDLAALRFDPGSGTVNSSWFGRVVADGYRKCKLKLVHEFGAYLKAQGVAITQTGLLAVVDSHAKEVGIYREVNGEYKRQFSLDSSADSPDGNKTQSVKSLKVAVTSEGKFFVTNSIGTMKIFSPSGRYENKVSGVGSIIAITPDDMIVIGSTVKRVITVHKSDGELIRTHQVDSFVENIDSIGKQIAFTTSNKGNSIHVIDFVTGQVIWRVDMLWPLGICYEPNSNTLLVAGGSKKQGQCIINQYCSTTGRLISHVGSGLHSPYAMTVTHDNELMVADKKNVKVFSIDAE from the coding sequence ATGGCAACTGCATCACACAACCCTGATGTTTCCATCAAGGTGATGGAAGAAGATTTGTCTTGTAACATCTGTTATAATCTACTGAGAGAGCCCAAGGATTTAGACTGCCCTCATGTGTTCTGTCTGCAATGTCTACAAGAATGGGTAAAAAAAGGAAGAACAGTTGAGTGTCCAGAATGTCGGCATATCACTATTGTACCACTAGGAGGGTTGGTCAACCTGAAGACTAACCTTCGTTTGAAAACTATGGCTGAAAAGTATGCTGCGCCTGTTGAAAAGCAAAAAGGTGTGCCGATATGCCCCAATCATGAGGGAGAGAAGCAGCATTTATTCTGCATCACTTGTGGTGTAACAGTTTGCCACAATTGTCTTGTGCTGGAACACCAGATGCCAGAACATGGGATAAAAGAGCTGAAAGTCATTACTAAAACGCAGAAAACAGAAGTGAAAGCCAAAATGGATTGCGTAAagcaaaaaattaagaaaacagaAGATGATGAAAAGAAGTTGAATGAGATGGAAAGAAAGTTACAAGCAGCCCGAGACCAAGCAGAGAAAGATGTTGAGAAACGTGTACAAGAAGCTACTGCTGAGGTAGAGGCCAAAGGGAAAGAAATGAAAGCTGCCATTAAGGCTACCCATCAGCTACGCATGGAAACCTTAAAAGAAAAACGGATTCAAACCAATGATATGGTCACTCGATTACACAATGTTCACACAGCCACACAAAATGTAGTTGATACAGCAGCTGATCACATctttatgaaacaacacaactCGCTTGTTGATAAAATGAACAAACTGTGTATAAGCCAACATAAAGTTCCCTTGCCGGACTTGGCTGCTCTTCGGTTTGACCCGGGATCTGGTACAGTGAATTCATCTTGGTTTGGGAGGGTGGTTGCAGATGGCTATAGAAAGTGTAAATTGAAACTTGTTCATGAATTTGGAGCCTATCTGAAAGCCCAAGGAGTTGCTATAACCCAAACAGGTTTACTTGCAGTAGTTGATTCTCATGCCAAGGAAGTTGGCATTTATCGTGAGGTAAATGGTGAATACAAGCGTCAATTCAGTCTTGACTCCTCAGCTGATAGTCCAGATGGCAATAAAACTCAATCTGTGAAATCATTGAAAGTAGCTGTAACATCTGAAGGTAAATTCTTTGTTACTAATAGTATAGGGACGATGAAGATATTCTCACCATCAGGTAGATATGAGAATAAAGTGTCTGGTGTTGGTAGTATAATCGCCATTACCCCTGATGACATGATAGTGATTGGCAGCACTGTAAAAAGAGTCATCACTGTGCATAAGTCTGATGGGGAGTTGATTAGGACACATCAAGTAGACAGTTTTGTGGAAAACATAGATAGCATTGGGAAGCAGATTGCATTTACAACAAGCAACAAGGGCAATTCAATTCATGTGATAGACTTTGTAACAGGTCAAGTGATATGGAGAGTGGACATGTTATGGCCTCTTGGTATTTGTTATGAACCAAACTCAAACACCTTATTGGTGGCAGGAGGTTCAAAGAAGCAGGGACAGTGTATAATAAATCAGTACTGCAGCACAACTGGACGTCTGATATCGCACGTTGGAAGTGGTCTACACAGCCCATATGCAATGACTGTTACTCATGACAATGAACTAATGGTGGCTGATAAGAAGAATGTAAAAGTTTTCAGCATAGATGCAGAATAA